GACTCTGTTGAGAAGCATGACCCCACGTTCGCACCACGGGGTCAAGTCTCCGCTCGAAGGTTCTGGGCAGCCGACGTCGTCGTGAAGCTCACGAAAGATATTCACCAGAGAACGAGGTATCGGACGCACGGATGGATCCACACTGAAGCTGAGCCCAACGGGATGGCCGGGGGTCGGGTAGGGATCCTGCCCCACAATGAGCACCTTGACGCTGCTGAGAGGGTAGGTAAAGGCACGCAAAACGTTCTTGCCGAGCGGTAAGTAGTGGCGGCCGGCAGCTAACTCATCGCGGAGAAAAACGCCCATCTGATGAATGTTGGGTTCAACGGGCTTGAGGGCCTCGGCCCAACCGGGATCGATGATGTCAGAGAGGGGCTGCATGAGATTAGGGTACGCGCCAGCAGTATGTGGATGTGTTGCTCAGCTTCGATAGGCTGATGAGGAAGAAGGGGTGATATGGAAGAAGTCGTACCAGGGCTAAGTGATGAAGAACGCCAAGTGCTCTCAGTGGAGGACTCGTGGTGGC
The DNA window shown above is from Changpingibacter yushuensis and carries:
- a CDS encoding uracil-DNA glycosylase; translation: MQPLSDIIDPGWAEALKPVEPNIHQMGVFLRDELAAGRHYLPLGKNVLRAFTYPLSSVKVLIVGQDPYPTPGHPVGLSFSVDPSVRPIPRSLVNIFRELHDDVGCPEPSSGDLTPWCERGVMLLNRVLTVQPGAPASHRGKGWEAVTDHAIRRLAARNQPLVAVLWGRPAQELRPLLGDVPVVMSPHPSPLSASRGFFGSRPFSRVNELLAAQGADPIDWQLP